One window from the genome of Streptomyces sp. NBC_00708 encodes:
- a CDS encoding alpha/beta hydrolase: MSADPDLRPVSVQRRTTGTGRRMLLLHGLAANDSVWDRTVDRLPADAEVWTARLPWRTDGIGDWGQEPNLKGWLAKALEAVPGRAETVVAHSMAANVLLDLLDQKGRGGTDPLRHYGIRSLVLVSPFFRSRADQFDWETISYYLNDFHRIMEEGIRVHSDGRLPADIQEAMGKRVRDRVGPHGWLRFFELYLRTPTLQTSRITVPTLVLAGETDFAAPPAESLALAAALPAAHARVLPGCGHFPMIEAAERFAEEIREFVRHPASAAPFAAAAPIDAMESQR; this comes from the coding sequence GTGAGCGCCGACCCCGACCTGCGGCCCGTCTCGGTCCAGCGGCGCACCACCGGCACCGGCCGGCGGATGCTCCTGCTGCACGGCCTCGCCGCCAACGACAGCGTCTGGGACCGCACGGTCGACCGGCTCCCGGCGGACGCCGAGGTCTGGACCGCCCGCCTGCCCTGGCGCACCGACGGCATCGGCGACTGGGGCCAGGAGCCCAACCTCAAGGGCTGGCTCGCCAAGGCCCTCGAAGCGGTGCCCGGCCGCGCCGAGACCGTCGTCGCCCACTCGATGGCCGCCAACGTGCTCCTCGACCTGCTCGACCAGAAGGGCCGGGGCGGCACCGACCCGCTGCGCCACTACGGCATCCGCTCGCTGGTGCTCGTCTCGCCCTTCTTCCGGTCCCGCGCCGACCAGTTCGACTGGGAGACGATCAGCTACTACCTGAACGACTTCCACCGGATCATGGAGGAGGGGATCCGGGTCCACTCGGACGGCCGGCTCCCCGCCGACATCCAGGAGGCCATGGGCAAGCGGGTGCGCGACCGGGTCGGCCCCCACGGCTGGCTCCGCTTCTTCGAGCTCTATCTGCGCACCCCCACCCTCCAGACCTCACGGATCACCGTGCCCACCCTGGTGCTGGCCGGTGAGACCGACTTCGCGGCCCCGCCGGCCGAGAGCCTGGCGCTCGCCGCCGCCCTTCCCGCCGCGCACGCCCGCGTACTGCCCGGCTGCGGCCACTTCCCGATGATCGAGGCGGCCGAACGGTTCGCCGAGGAGATCCGGGAGTTCGTCCGACACCCCGCGTCCGCCGCCCCCTTCGCGGCAGCCGCCCCCATCGACGCCATGGAGTCCCAGCGATGA
- a CDS encoding DNA-binding response regulator, which produces MTGVQIEPPDKSEGATAEGHAAHLEEALLQARALIESTVSLYRRRPAAPDTAAPTDIAALGEALDRIVGGARHSVSVALAGPGEFTDSVLRLLAAQPPAAAVRLLGSAEVADASFAGLRQPPGRPLEARVSESELREIVVVDGVAALVRGAARSDGQQATVVNDVAAVRALELLFAGAWARGRRLADHLGLSPRLRSELTRSILERLRAGHTDDTAARDLNVSLRTYRRHVAEIMRELDASSRFQAGARAVELGLLSE; this is translated from the coding sequence GTGACGGGTGTGCAGATCGAGCCACCGGACAAATCCGAAGGTGCTACGGCCGAGGGCCATGCCGCCCACCTGGAGGAGGCGCTGCTCCAGGCCCGCGCCCTGATCGAGTCCACGGTGTCCCTGTACCGGCGCCGCCCCGCCGCCCCGGACACGGCGGCGCCCACCGACATCGCCGCGCTCGGTGAGGCCCTGGACCGGATCGTCGGGGGTGCCCGGCACTCGGTCAGCGTCGCGCTGGCCGGCCCCGGCGAGTTCACGGATTCCGTTCTGCGACTGCTCGCCGCACAGCCGCCCGCGGCCGCTGTCCGGCTGCTCGGATCCGCCGAGGTCGCCGACGCCTCGTTCGCCGGGCTGCGCCAGCCCCCCGGCCGGCCCCTCGAAGCCAGGGTCTCCGAGAGCGAGTTGCGCGAGATCGTCGTGGTCGACGGCGTCGCGGCGCTGGTGCGGGGAGCCGCCCGGAGCGACGGGCAGCAGGCCACCGTCGTCAACGACGTCGCGGCCGTGCGCGCCCTGGAACTGCTGTTCGCCGGAGCCTGGGCGCGCGGCCGGAGACTCGCCGATCACCTCGGCCTCAGCCCGCGGCTGCGCAGCGAGCTGACCCGCAGCATCCTGGAACGCCTGAGAGCCGGTCACACCGACGACACGGCGGCTCGCGACCTGAACGTCTCGCTGCGCACCTACCGGCGCCATGTCGCGGAGATCATGCGCGAACTGGACGCCAGTTCCCGCTTCCAGGCGGGAGCCCGCGCGGTCGAGCTGGGTCTGCTCTCGGAGTAG
- a CDS encoding ACP S-malonyltransferase produces the protein MNQLPIGLVFPGQGTQKEGMGAAWRDSPSWDLTAEISEVTGEDIPRLLLHTPGEQLRRTDLAQLAVFTVAVIAHAEAVRRGALGGRVVACAGHSLGEYAALAAAGALTVADAAALVAVRGRAMRDAAEVREGTMGVLVAAPLAEVETLVAAVRASGADVWIANVNSPGQTVVSGSPGGIDALDAEAPAIGAKMIRLQVGGAFHSPYMAPAAETLRRALKNAPFAPTHLPVVANADAEPYTGDCDWPELSTRQLTSPVLWERSVATLTGRLGCRRLVELGPGRTLAGLVRRIDGDTDAVSLDSPDALDAQPDTSEET, from the coding sequence ATGAATCAATTGCCGATCGGTCTGGTGTTTCCCGGACAGGGGACACAGAAAGAGGGAATGGGCGCCGCCTGGCGGGATTCCCCGTCCTGGGACCTGACCGCGGAAATCTCCGAGGTGACCGGCGAGGACATTCCCCGGCTCCTGCTGCACACCCCCGGCGAACAGCTCCGGCGCACCGACCTGGCCCAGCTCGCCGTCTTCACCGTCGCGGTGATCGCGCACGCCGAGGCGGTCCGGCGCGGCGCGCTCGGCGGACGCGTGGTGGCCTGCGCGGGCCACAGCCTGGGGGAGTACGCCGCGCTCGCCGCGGCCGGCGCCCTCACCGTCGCCGACGCCGCCGCGCTCGTCGCCGTCCGGGGCCGGGCCATGCGGGACGCCGCCGAGGTGCGCGAAGGCACCATGGGCGTCCTGGTCGCCGCGCCCCTGGCGGAGGTGGAGACCCTTGTCGCGGCCGTGCGCGCGTCCGGCGCCGACGTCTGGATCGCCAACGTCAACAGCCCGGGGCAGACCGTGGTGTCCGGCTCGCCCGGGGGGATCGACGCGCTCGACGCCGAGGCCCCCGCCATCGGCGCCAAGATGATCCGCCTCCAGGTCGGCGGCGCCTTCCACAGCCCGTACATGGCACCGGCCGCCGAGACCCTGCGCAGGGCCCTCAAGAACGCCCCCTTCGCCCCCACGCACCTGCCCGTCGTGGCCAACGCCGACGCCGAGCCGTACACGGGCGACTGCGACTGGCCCGAGCTCTCCACCCGCCAGCTCACCTCGCCGGTGCTGTGGGAGCGGTCCGTCGCGACCCTCACCGGCCGGCTCGGCTGCCGCCGCCTGGTCGAGCTCGGCCCCGGCCGCACCCTGGCCGGCCTGGTCCGCCGCATCGACGGGGACACCGACGCCGTCTCTCTCGACAGCCCCGATGCCCTGGACGCACAACCCGACACGAGCGAGGAGACCTGA
- a CDS encoding LuxR family transcriptional regulator, protein MSGRPEDELEHALLEVRELIESTVAIHRDRSLRERRITTVEGGYGAVLEAAEELIGGAVHSIDIVHARTPLSGEQPERPLKSERELIYSADESVAVRLLASPALLDESFVREQLGRERPVAIRVARVPPLQALLVDGVTGLVVAESAVGRRASLIRAPEVLHTLHTLFAGVWSNAVPANERIVFGDRDRAALARQILGALRAGVTDEVAARDLTVSVRTYRRHVAEIMALLGASSRFQAGVRAAELGLLPLASAPGPGGPAGR, encoded by the coding sequence GTGTCGGGAAGACCAGAGGACGAGCTGGAGCATGCCCTGCTGGAGGTCAGGGAACTCATCGAGTCCACGGTGGCCATCCACCGGGACCGCAGCTTGCGCGAGCGCCGGATCACCACGGTGGAAGGCGGGTACGGGGCCGTGCTCGAAGCGGCCGAGGAGCTGATCGGCGGTGCGGTCCACAGCATCGACATCGTGCACGCCCGCACGCCGCTCTCCGGGGAACAGCCCGAGCGGCCGCTCAAGTCGGAGCGGGAACTGATCTACAGCGCGGACGAATCGGTCGCCGTGCGGCTGCTCGCCAGCCCCGCGCTGCTGGACGAGTCCTTCGTACGGGAACAGCTCGGCCGTGAGCGGCCGGTGGCGATCCGGGTGGCGCGCGTGCCTCCCTTACAGGCCCTGCTCGTCGACGGAGTCACCGGACTCGTGGTGGCCGAGTCGGCCGTGGGCCGCAGGGCCTCGCTGATCCGGGCCCCCGAGGTGCTGCACACCCTGCACACCCTCTTCGCCGGCGTCTGGAGCAACGCCGTGCCGGCCAACGAGCGCATCGTCTTCGGTGACCGCGACCGGGCCGCGCTCGCCCGGCAGATCCTCGGCGCCCTGCGGGCCGGTGTCACCGACGAGGTCGCCGCCCGCGATCTGACCGTCTCGGTCCGCACCTACCGGCGCCATGTCGCGGAGATCATGGCGCTGCTCGGCGCCAGCTCCCGCTTCCAGGCCGGTGTCAGGGCCGCGGAACTGGGCCTGCTCCCGCTGGCCTCGGCACCCGGCCCCGGCGGCCCGGCCGGCCGGTAG
- a CDS encoding acyl carrier protein — MSTATQDERIDTIKEIVCDILEIEEDEVTPTSLFKEDHDADSLRAIEILAALEKEFGVVINQSELPRMVNLTGVYEVVSEPAGW, encoded by the coding sequence GTGTCCACTGCTACGCAGGACGAGCGAATCGACACCATCAAGGAAATCGTCTGCGACATTCTTGAGATCGAGGAGGACGAGGTGACCCCGACGAGTCTCTTCAAGGAGGACCACGACGCGGACTCGCTGCGCGCCATCGAGATCCTCGCCGCCCTGGAGAAGGAATTCGGCGTCGTCATCAACCAGAGCGAGCTGCCGCGCATGGTCAACCTGACGGGCGTCTACGAGGTCGTCTCGGAGCCGGCCGGCTGGTAG
- a CDS encoding DsrE family protein: protein MTEAWAGGAPPRQLLIESQGCDTDDAGFRRDAVTQVLTGHSVLLFLVQDGVVLALPGSDDDLDRFQGRGGVLAADAHSLAQRGLDTVPLRPGLRVIGMDEVAGWILDPAVRAVWH from the coding sequence GTGACGGAGGCCTGGGCGGGCGGCGCACCACCCAGGCAGCTGCTCATCGAGAGCCAGGGGTGCGACACCGACGACGCCGGCTTCCGGCGCGATGCCGTCACCCAGGTCCTCACCGGACACTCCGTCCTCCTCTTCCTGGTCCAGGACGGAGTCGTCCTGGCGCTGCCCGGCAGCGACGACGACCTGGACCGGTTCCAGGGGCGGGGCGGAGTCCTCGCCGCGGACGCCCACTCGCTCGCCCAGCGGGGACTGGACACGGTCCCGCTCCGCCCCGGCCTGCGCGTGATCGGCATGGACGAGGTGGCGGGCTGGATCCTCGACCCCGCCGTCCGGGCGGTGTGGCACTGA
- a CDS encoding 3-oxoacyl-ACP synthase, with product MTIRPIIGMGAVAATGSGVGELFESLCLGRSGRAELRGFDRTRFRAQHAYEVDDRPVPGEDIPGRATRLLLDAIGQAAADAGLGEDLSGIPILIGTGLRELRSLELWWRDGSPFADSGLHFGTGLRERFNADVTHTFSNACSASLYALALASDLLDQGGDDGPDTVIVAGVDVLTESMYGLLERVHPVPPDRVRPFDRNRTGVLMGDGAAAIVLRRTDRDAPQVHGRLRGVAVNCDAYHVTAPSPEGIAEAMRSAYRLAGVKPADVDLVMLHGTGTLLNDEAEAGALAAVLGGDADKPLMTAVKSMTGHTSGASGLLNLIVGLCALNEGRVPPTVGLDDPVEEAAPFRFVTGEAAAGRRLNVAQLNAFGFGGINAVTIVEGNR from the coding sequence ATGACGATCCGCCCCATCATCGGGATGGGCGCCGTCGCAGCGACCGGCTCCGGGGTCGGCGAACTCTTCGAGAGCCTGTGCCTGGGCCGCAGCGGCCGGGCGGAGCTCCGCGGCTTCGACCGCACCCGGTTCCGGGCCCAGCACGCCTACGAGGTGGACGACCGCCCCGTGCCCGGCGAGGACATCCCCGGACGGGCCACCCGGCTCCTGCTCGACGCCATCGGGCAGGCCGCGGCGGACGCCGGACTCGGCGAGGACCTGAGCGGCATCCCCATCCTCATCGGCACCGGACTGCGCGAGCTGCGCTCCCTCGAACTGTGGTGGCGCGACGGCTCCCCGTTCGCCGACTCCGGGCTCCACTTCGGCACCGGACTGCGCGAACGCTTCAACGCCGACGTGACCCACACCTTCTCCAACGCCTGCTCCGCCTCCCTGTACGCCCTGGCGCTCGCCTCGGACCTGCTGGACCAGGGCGGGGACGACGGCCCCGACACCGTGATCGTCGCCGGCGTCGACGTGCTGACCGAGTCCATGTACGGACTCCTGGAGCGCGTCCACCCCGTGCCGCCGGACCGGGTGCGCCCCTTCGACCGCAACCGCACGGGCGTCCTGATGGGCGACGGTGCCGCGGCGATCGTGCTGCGCCGCACCGACCGCGACGCGCCCCAGGTGCACGGCCGGCTGCGCGGCGTCGCCGTCAACTGCGACGCCTACCACGTCACCGCCCCGTCCCCGGAGGGCATCGCCGAGGCCATGCGCTCCGCGTACCGGCTGGCCGGCGTCAAGCCCGCGGACGTCGACCTGGTGATGCTGCACGGCACCGGCACCCTCCTCAACGACGAGGCGGAGGCCGGCGCGCTGGCCGCCGTGCTCGGCGGTGACGCGGACAAACCGCTGATGACCGCCGTCAAGTCCATGACCGGGCACACCTCCGGGGCCTCCGGCCTGCTCAACCTGATCGTGGGCCTGTGCGCCCTGAACGAGGGCCGGGTGCCGCCGACGGTGGGGCTGGACGACCCGGTCGAGGAGGCGGCGCCGTTCCGCTTCGTCACCGGCGAGGCGGCCGCCGGCCGCCGGCTGAACGTGGCGCAGCTCAACGCCTTCGGATTCGGCGGCATCAACGCCGTCACCATCGTGGAGGGAAACCGATGA
- a CDS encoding thioesterase family protein codes for MTLVTETAVKALLSTPTTTQVRPRYEGSNICTWIGFKHVNYLVEEAVLDHFRQAGLPARALYETHGLGLDLVSVDTRILHAFHMDDVAEAEVVPWTPKGEADSATLDFKVTIRLEREGETLKAVTAKVRVSLRIDTYLEAAGDVPAELARYAVATLGDDLEREPATAAPAEEEILASLTAGQNAYAWKWNIPYPYCHFTERIQMSGYLRLMEEGKDRFVADRGISIKTLLDDRRWIPVVPRSDIRILDEALMEEDLYTVYTVEEVFKDFTYTSRMDFYVLRDGQLVKTATGRIVHGYAVIENRRDWSLVSLDRRVVDAINGTTRQA; via the coding sequence ATGACCCTCGTCACGGAAACCGCCGTCAAGGCGCTCCTCAGCACCCCGACCACCACCCAGGTGCGCCCCCGCTACGAGGGCTCCAACATCTGCACCTGGATCGGCTTCAAGCACGTCAACTACCTCGTCGAGGAAGCCGTACTCGACCACTTCCGGCAGGCCGGACTCCCGGCCCGCGCGCTGTACGAGACCCACGGCCTCGGCCTCGACCTGGTCTCGGTGGACACCCGCATCCTGCACGCCTTCCACATGGACGACGTCGCCGAGGCGGAGGTCGTGCCGTGGACCCCCAAGGGCGAGGCCGACTCCGCCACCCTCGACTTCAAGGTCACCATCCGCCTGGAGCGCGAGGGCGAGACGCTCAAGGCGGTGACCGCCAAGGTGCGGGTGTCGCTGCGCATCGACACCTACCTCGAAGCGGCGGGCGACGTCCCCGCCGAGCTGGCCCGGTACGCCGTCGCCACCCTCGGCGACGACCTGGAGCGCGAGCCCGCCACCGCCGCCCCGGCCGAGGAGGAGATCCTCGCCTCCCTCACCGCCGGGCAGAACGCGTACGCCTGGAAGTGGAACATTCCGTACCCGTACTGCCACTTCACCGAGCGCATCCAGATGTCCGGCTATCTGCGGCTGATGGAGGAGGGCAAGGACCGCTTCGTCGCCGACCGCGGCATCTCCATCAAGACCCTGCTCGACGACCGCCGCTGGATCCCCGTCGTGCCGCGCTCCGACATCCGCATCCTCGACGAGGCGCTGATGGAGGAGGACCTCTACACCGTCTACACCGTCGAGGAGGTCTTCAAGGACTTCACCTACACCTCGCGCATGGACTTCTACGTGCTCCGCGACGGGCAGCTGGTGAAGACCGCCACCGGCCGGATCGTGCACGGCTACGCCGTCATCGAGAACCGGCGCGACTGGAGCCTGGTCAGCCTCGACCGGCGGGTCGTCGACGCGATCAACGGCACGACGCGGCAGGCGTGA
- a CDS encoding alpha/beta fold hydrolase: MALGTESIWLRAHPTGTPPRTRLLCLPHAGGSAGFFHSWGNALGDDVEVVAVRYPGRQERIAEEPVDDIELLADSISAELAPLLDTPLALFGHSMGASLAYEIALRLEARYGVVPAALMVSCRKAPHLLTPRTAALSDDGLIDEVRRLGGTDSALLAEPELRELILPAIRADFSAVARYAARPGVPVGCPVTGYVGDSDPDVGPEAVRAWRRVAPRGFDLKVLAGGHFYLVDRRAELLADIRARLARNP, translated from the coding sequence ATGGCACTGGGCACCGAGAGCATCTGGCTGCGCGCCCATCCCACCGGGACACCGCCCCGCACGAGGCTTCTCTGCCTGCCGCACGCCGGGGGCTCGGCCGGCTTCTTCCACAGCTGGGGCAACGCCCTCGGCGACGACGTGGAGGTCGTGGCCGTCCGCTACCCCGGCCGGCAGGAACGTATCGCCGAGGAACCCGTCGACGACATCGAACTCCTCGCCGACTCGATCAGCGCGGAGCTGGCCCCCCTCCTCGACACCCCGCTGGCCCTCTTCGGACACAGCATGGGCGCCTCGCTCGCGTACGAGATCGCCCTGCGCCTGGAGGCGCGGTACGGCGTCGTCCCGGCCGCGCTGATGGTCTCCTGCCGCAAGGCCCCGCACCTGCTCACCCCGCGTACGGCCGCCCTGAGCGACGACGGTCTGATCGACGAGGTCCGGCGGCTCGGCGGGACGGACAGCGCGCTGCTCGCCGAACCGGAGCTGCGCGAGCTGATCCTGCCCGCGATCAGGGCCGACTTCTCGGCCGTCGCCCGGTACGCGGCACGCCCCGGCGTCCCGGTGGGCTGTCCCGTCACCGGCTACGTCGGCGACAGCGACCCCGATGTCGGCCCCGAAGCGGTCCGGGCCTGGCGGCGGGTCGCCCCCCGGGGCTTCGACCTGAAGGTCCTGGCCGGCGGCCACTTCTACCTCGTGGACCGCCGCGCCGAACTCCTCGCCGACATCCGCGCGCGGCTGGCACGAAATCCCTGA
- a CDS encoding 3-oxoacyl-ACP synthase gives MSPVTTGAGRPVITAWSAVSSYGIGRPAFTEGLRERRPTVTGLGPEHAPTPDGTGCVVPSFDIRGVLGKKGTRSMDRVTGLAVTAVGSLLDDGERNRAVGTGEGAAFALGTTTGSAQSMMDFTRDSLTSEQPFFVDPARFPNTVMNCAAGQSAIWYQLKGPNATIAGGRTAALHALNYSRRLLGSGRARTVLCGGAEEFSPARAWLEHHASDGGPAAPLGEGCAMLLVEPHDPGDSGQPVLAELLAVELGVVIDGGTGPALVSCLRSALHRAGADPAQVVAVARSGAPGPEGHEESEAVRQVFGAEGPADLTPTGLIGDTGAAAAAFQAAALLSYAADHPDTAAGRIGVITSVDRTGTVGCALLGLR, from the coding sequence ATGTCCCCAGTCACCACCGGCGCCGGGCGCCCGGTGATCACCGCCTGGTCCGCCGTGTCGTCGTACGGCATCGGCCGGCCGGCGTTCACCGAGGGCCTGCGTGAACGGCGCCCGACCGTCACCGGGCTCGGCCCCGAGCACGCCCCGACCCCCGACGGCACCGGTTGCGTCGTCCCGTCCTTCGACATCCGGGGGGTCCTGGGCAAGAAGGGCACCCGCTCCATGGACCGGGTCACCGGTCTCGCCGTCACCGCCGTGGGCTCGCTCCTCGACGACGGTGAGCGCAACCGGGCCGTCGGCACCGGCGAGGGCGCCGCGTTCGCCCTCGGCACCACCACCGGCAGCGCCCAGTCGATGATGGACTTCACCCGCGACTCCCTCACCAGCGAGCAGCCCTTCTTCGTCGACCCGGCGCGCTTCCCCAACACCGTGATGAACTGCGCCGCCGGACAGAGCGCCATCTGGTACCAGCTCAAGGGCCCCAACGCCACCATCGCGGGCGGCCGGACCGCCGCCCTTCACGCCCTCAACTACTCGCGCAGGCTGCTCGGTTCGGGCCGCGCCCGCACCGTGCTGTGCGGGGGAGCGGAGGAGTTCTCGCCGGCCCGCGCCTGGCTGGAGCACCACGCGTCGGACGGCGGCCCCGCGGCCCCGCTCGGCGAGGGCTGCGCCATGCTCCTGGTCGAACCCCACGACCCCGGTGACAGCGGACAGCCCGTCCTCGCCGAACTCCTCGCCGTCGAGCTGGGCGTCGTCATCGACGGCGGCACCGGCCCCGCCCTCGTCTCCTGCCTGCGCTCCGCCCTGCACCGGGCCGGAGCCGACCCCGCCCAGGTCGTCGCCGTCGCCCGCTCCGGCGCCCCCGGGCCCGAGGGCCACGAGGAGTCCGAGGCCGTGCGCCAGGTCTTCGGCGCCGAGGGACCCGCCGACCTGACCCCCACCGGGCTGATCGGTGACACCGGGGCCGCCGCGGCGGCGTTCCAGGCCGCCGCCCTGCTCTCGTACGCGGCCGACCACCCGGACACCGCGGCCGGCCGGATCGGCGTGATCACCTCCGTCGACCGCACCGGCACCGTCGGCTGCGCCCTGCTCGGCCTGCGCTGA
- a CDS encoding phosphopantetheine-binding protein, with protein sequence MLDKEELRAVVAQVMDVDTEEVTDDARFIDDLEVDSLMALEIVVVLEKKYDVKVPESELKHIVDLRSAYDLLRGKLDAARQAA encoded by the coding sequence ATGCTGGACAAGGAAGAACTGCGCGCCGTCGTCGCGCAGGTGATGGACGTCGACACCGAAGAGGTGACCGACGACGCCAGGTTCATCGACGACCTGGAGGTCGACTCGCTGATGGCCCTGGAGATCGTCGTCGTCCTGGAGAAGAAGTACGACGTCAAGGTGCCCGAGTCGGAGCTGAAGCACATCGTCGACCTGCGCAGCGCCTACGACCTGCTGCGCGGCAAGCTCGACGCCGCCCGGCAGGCCGCCTGA
- a CDS encoding 3-oxoacyl-ACP synthase, with translation MSTQSAAVVVTGAAVLLPGADTVKALADGPAPGGAPVDPAGYVGRKGLRYKDRATQLGYCLTAAALGDAGLLGEDGLTVPAESVGVVASSNFGNLDTVVRALDTIREETVTATSPMDLPNASSNVLASSAAIRYGLRGPNLMVCNGETSGLDAVHWAVTMITAGRSARMLVLGVEPDNEVVRRLLGGTRAVDGGAAVLLESRAAAAERSATVRAVVGPYRRSAAVPTPVPGRRWTLPEHLGRASGAHGVLQCAAAVGWFDVGERGPVHAVTGTAQDDASADLVLLAPEAAG, from the coding sequence ATGAGCACGCAGAGTGCCGCGGTCGTCGTCACCGGAGCCGCCGTCCTGCTGCCGGGGGCGGACACCGTGAAGGCCCTGGCCGACGGACCCGCCCCGGGCGGCGCCCCCGTCGACCCCGCCGGTTACGTGGGCCGCAAGGGCCTGCGCTACAAGGACCGGGCCACCCAGCTCGGCTACTGCCTGACCGCAGCCGCCCTCGGGGACGCCGGACTGCTCGGCGAGGACGGGCTGACCGTGCCCGCCGAGTCCGTCGGCGTGGTCGCCAGCTCCAACTTCGGCAACCTCGACACCGTCGTCCGGGCGCTGGACACCATCCGGGAGGAGACCGTCACGGCCACCAGCCCGATGGACCTGCCGAACGCCTCCAGCAACGTCCTCGCCTCCTCGGCCGCCATCCGCTACGGGCTGCGCGGCCCCAACCTGATGGTGTGCAACGGCGAGACCTCCGGCCTGGACGCCGTCCACTGGGCGGTCACGATGATCACGGCCGGCCGATCGGCCCGGATGCTGGTCCTCGGCGTCGAGCCCGACAACGAGGTGGTGCGCCGGCTCCTCGGCGGCACCCGCGCGGTGGACGGCGGCGCGGCCGTGCTCCTGGAGTCCCGGGCCGCCGCCGCGGAGCGCTCCGCGACCGTACGCGCCGTGGTCGGCCCCTACCGCAGGAGCGCCGCCGTCCCCACGCCGGTCCCCGGCCGGCGCTGGACGCTCCCGGAGCACCTCGGCCGCGCCTCCGGCGCCCACGGGGTCCTCCAGTGCGCCGCCGCGGTCGGCTGGTTCGACGTCGGCGAGCGCGGGCCGGTCCACGCCGTCACGGGCACCGCGCAGGACGACGCGAGTGCGGACCTCGTCCTGCTGGCACCGGAGGCGGCCGGGTGA
- a CDS encoding beta-ketoacyl-[acyl-carrier-protein] synthase family protein has protein sequence MTAVRGTGHDRTERHRVVLTGLGVVSSIGLGAKEFLQGLREGRSGARRITVFDTEGFAHANGCEITDFEPREWISTLDVEQLGRAAQFSVAAARMALEDSGLGLEELRGRRGLISIGTTDGESYDLDQLVEGELADGIGAFDATAARRIPAGRLSVAIAQELGLRDVEALTIPTACSAGNYAIGYGFDAVSSGEAEFAFCGGADAMCRKTFTGFYRLGTIAPDRCQPFDVDRKGILTGEGAGVLVLERLDSALARGATIYAEVLGYGLNCDAHHQVAPDRDSVAELMRLALDNAGVAPHEVDLISAHGTGTKANDITEAGAIRQVFGDTPPRTVSMKSMLGHSMGAASALGAIGCALAIRNRFIPPTINHVTTDPECDVDCVPNQAVEADLRIVQNNGLAFGGNNAAVLLGRYDAIKEAS, from the coding sequence ATGACGGCAGTGCGCGGCACCGGCCACGACCGGACCGAGCGGCACCGGGTCGTCCTGACGGGACTCGGTGTGGTCTCCAGCATCGGCCTGGGGGCGAAGGAGTTCCTGCAAGGGCTCCGCGAAGGACGCAGTGGTGCACGGCGCATCACGGTGTTCGACACCGAGGGCTTCGCCCACGCGAACGGGTGCGAGATCACGGACTTCGAACCGCGGGAGTGGATCAGCACCCTGGACGTGGAACAGCTCGGCCGTGCCGCGCAGTTCTCCGTCGCGGCGGCCCGGATGGCGCTGGAGGACTCGGGACTCGGTCTGGAGGAGCTGCGCGGCCGTCGCGGCCTGATCTCCATCGGCACGACCGACGGCGAGAGCTACGACCTGGACCAGCTGGTCGAGGGCGAACTCGCCGACGGGATCGGAGCGTTCGACGCCACCGCTGCCCGGCGCATCCCCGCCGGGCGGCTGTCGGTGGCCATCGCCCAGGAACTCGGCCTCCGCGACGTGGAGGCACTCACCATCCCCACCGCCTGCTCGGCGGGCAACTACGCGATCGGCTACGGCTTCGACGCCGTCAGCTCGGGCGAGGCGGAATTCGCCTTCTGCGGCGGGGCCGACGCCATGTGCCGGAAGACCTTCACCGGCTTCTACCGGCTCGGCACCATCGCCCCCGACCGCTGCCAGCCCTTCGACGTGGACCGCAAGGGCATCCTGACCGGGGAGGGCGCAGGCGTCCTCGTACTGGAACGCCTGGACTCCGCCCTGGCCAGGGGCGCCACCATCTACGCCGAGGTGCTCGGCTACGGCCTCAACTGCGACGCGCACCACCAGGTCGCGCCCGACCGCGACAGCGTCGCCGAACTGATGCGGCTGGCCCTGGACAACGCGGGCGTCGCACCCCACGAGGTGGACCTCATATCGGCGCACGGCACCGGCACCAAGGCCAACGACATCACCGAGGCCGGCGCCATCCGCCAGGTCTTCGGAGACACGCCTCCCCGCACCGTCTCCATGAAATCGATGCTCGGCCACAGCATGGGCGCGGCCAGCGCACTGGGGGCCATCGGCTGCGCCCTGGCGATCCGGAACCGCTTCATCCCGCCCACCATCAACCACGTCACCACCGACCCCGAGTGCGACGTCGACTGTGTGCCGAACCAGGCGGTCGAGGCCGACCTGCGGATCGTTCAGAACAACGGTCTCGCGTTCGGCGGCAACAACGCGGCGGTACTGCTGGGCCGGTACGACGCAATCAAGGAGGCGTCATGA